tcaacatatatataaaggACAGCTCAAAATGATAATTAATGAAAGCATCCTTTTAGTAAACGGCTTTCGAAGGacagaaataaaaactttgaagATATAAATCGTGGTATAATATgttagattttctttatttggcATAGTAAATATATCCTATAACGCTTTTCTAAATGAGATTgattattttgttgaaaagttTGATACTTCGAAATCAATGCAATAAGAAACTTGCAAATTAAGAACTATTGTCATTCGACAGTTATTTATAATTGCATCAAGCTAACTAATCCCATGTGATAAATCTATGTACCTATCTTAAACAAGGTTTCGAAACAGGTTTTGTTACTAAGTCACCAATTTTGCTAGTTTTTAAAGACAGTGTTTCACATCAGGCTTCATTACTAAGTCACGTGCTTTGCTACTTTTTAAGACTTTCACAGcaggttttgttttaataacttctCTATTTCGAAGTCAGTATACTAAAACAGATTTTGATAATCACGTTTTAAGACATAACTGAAgagtttttgaaaattttaatgcaTATTGATGGTATGTCAAAAATTACTCAGAGATCCTCAAGATTTCATTAATtaagatgtttatatatatatatttttatattacactgaatacatattttgtaaaatctgATTTTCGATTACCCTAAGTATATCTGCAATTCTATAAAGAATGTCTCTAAACGtacttattaaattaatttgtttattatatttattatatttctcacTCGATTGActacttttcttttaaatatagttttcattaGAGGTAAAACTGTAAAGATAATATGTGGTCTGGAGGCCTAATGCATTCTTTATGGTGAAGTGAAACGGACTCAAAATCCCATAGATAAAGTATATTTTGGTGATGTATAGATACATCATTTTCTATAGTTTTTCTTgctatttaaaatctataattagAACAACCTTTCCGAATTCGATGATGAAGATAAAGAGAACCCCAGTCTTCCGTTTGGCAGTCAGCTCTTTCTCAACTGGTCACATCCTGCGGTCCAAAACGAAATTGATGAAGTTCTAAAATTTTGGCTTCAGAAGGGAGTAGATGGATTCTACATGAAGGGGTTGAGGGCGATGAATTCGAACAATATTTATTTGGTGATGAAAAGGTGGCGCCACTTGCTAGATGCTTACAGTGTCGACACCGATAAAAAGATCATGATGGTGTCAGAAATCTTTCTGAAGAAACTAAAAGACGAAGAAAATATGAATGTACGCTTGATTCTAGATGTATGTGACCTCATTGATGTTCAGTTACACCTCCCTTTGCACCGTACTTCGTCTGTTGAGACGCAAGTTCTTCATGTAGCTGAGTGGAACAGCATTTCGTCTTCGTCGTGGACACACTGGCACCTTGGTAGTGTTGAAACATCGAGGTTAGCAACAAGGTTAGACACACGCTACACACTCAGTGCCATgattgttttacttatgttgcctgggtcaatctcactgttttaTGGGGACGAGATTAATCTTCAGGATTCGATAGACATCATCACTGGGAAGGTGAGAACCTACCTGTTGTTAACCTTATCTAATTATTTGCCAATCTGCTTTACTGCTAACACAGTTTTAAGCTTTTTCTTTTCTATTAGTCTCTCTTATTGGTCAAActctataaattaatataaaatctaGGAAACTAGTACTAGTATTATGTTCAAGATAGTTATAAGTAAACGTATTAGTAAAACCGAGTAATTCCAAGCTGTCAAGAGGGAACAGTTTTAacatcataaatattaaatatttaaaaacattacgcTTCTAAGAGTAAAACAATCCAAACACTTGTAGTTGTgattattttcaagaaatataaacaactgaaatattttagaataagtcgattttttaaagatttaatcTTCAAATTACGTCaccaaatatgttttaaatttccaAGTGAGTAGAAgttgtgaaatttaaaatttagtttatatgttattttaactcaaaacgCTAACAGTACATGTAGCCAATAAAATGCAAGatcttataagaaaacaaattattaatcgATAATGATAGAATTACTGAAAAACATTCGTAAAAAATTGTTAGCGGAAAAATATAGTAACTGATATTTTAGTGAAGATAACCAAAGCATTGGGCAATTAATTTGGTATGATTTTATACATGGTTCTACTGTTACGAGTGAGCGCCCACTTTCGAATTGTTTTTCAGACTTTCAGTGAGGGGCAACTTTGCCCGATGCAATGGGACTCAACGTTCGAAGCCAACTTTACTCATAACATGTCGTTGCCATGGCTACCCATCCGTCCTGATTTCATGGTAAATAACGTAGCGCAACAATCCATGAACATTACTTTGTTAGGTCAAGTTATCTCAGTCAAACAAAGTTCGCCCTCTTTGTGGATGAAAGCATTTTATGACAACGGTAGTGTCAGCGGTGGGAAGAAAATGTCAACGTTTGTGTTTCATTATATCGACGACAAAGTGGTTGTTTTGGAAAGACATCTCCAAgataataagaaatatgttttatttgctgAATTTGGCAAAATACGACGGACATTAAACTTCTTAAGGTACTTTGCtagtattaaaattttgttttcaacctcaaataattcaaatatttcaaacttaagcCAATTTTCTATGATTCCAGGAACGGTTCTAATAACAGAAGTAGAATAATAAAAAGGGAACCTTACGGAGAGTTTATAAGcgaattttaagaatttttaacaTCTTTTAATTATCACAGTCACGTAACTGCTATTTCATATAGACATGAAACACATGTAAGGATTTAAATTACTGGTATTCAACTGTACCATACTAACTTTGATGTATTAAGATGGGTTACTGAGTACTTATTTTTTCTTCGTAGACATATCTGGAAATCAATTATAGAAAAATAAGATTGGATTCCAAAGACCAATAACTCGAACAACTTGAAAGTTAGCTTCTTAATAgataaaatttcctttttttcgTGTTTAAACAGTTTCCACAAACAATCCATGTTCACATTTCTAATTCACTTCTGTTTCAAAGTTTTCGTGACGAGTTTTCAAATCTTCCTCAGAAACCAAACAATCAGCAATTTAACATACAACATGGAATTTCGACAAACTGCAGTGAGGAAAGAATTTATTTccaagttcttgttttatttttacgttaATGTTTCCACTTTGTGATAGAGGACAAGAAGAAATCGTTTTCTCTTAAAGCtatgattaaattaaaacatcttactttacaagcctgtttaaaatatattagatgTTAAATGTTCATTCGCTCTAtgtattaagattaaaaacatattaataaagattttattttcatctttgttcCGTAGCAGTTTGCTTACACATCGCTACTGTGTTCTATTATTGGTTTAGTAGCATGTATTTTCCAACTTGTCCAGTCCAAGAACAAAGGTAAACACGCAACAGTAAATTTACAGGGTGAGTAATTATTTGCGTTTTGAGTCTGGACTGTACTTCTGATTTAGTTTCAACATACTAGACATGAATAGTTTTctaaaattacataattacaaaagtacataattactcattaaaatatattaagaattgTAAAAACAATAAGCTAACAAACTTGTGTACTTGAGAATAATGGTGCCAGTTACAGAAACGTTgtacctgttttaaaaatattctttcttcCTGTAAAAACTGTAACATGTAAAAAATAGTGAGTAATTGTTCTATTTATTACTTCttgtaatgtatattttattatttggtttccTTACGTACATTAAGTTATAGCAGTGTACTCAGAAGctgtattaattttgtaatgtatacGTATTATTGACTGTTTTATCTATTgagatggaaaaaaaataaaatttttaaccgAATCATTTGGCAGATTTATTCGTGTTCTTATACGGTTTTAATCTTGTACATAAATCACGATaactaaagttattattttctctcttttcagAGTACTTAGCGAAGATCtgactttttaaaatgttgtaaataaattaccATTACCTCCAAATAAGAgagatatttattgtatatatttctgtAGTAATACTCTCATGAAGAATTACAGGTGCTGGCGATAGCCGACAGGAGTAgactgtaatttaaattttgattttttgtgttgttgaaaaacttgaaaaatcagACCCTTTCCAGTATATTCCCcgattaaatgaatttttttgaaCTAGCTAACACGGCacatgtttgtaaatattattgttacagAAATATAGCTTTCAACAGTAAAGTAAATGTGAGCtttgaaaataagtattataCTTGTGAAATAGGAGTAACACGAATCTCATAGTAGAATAGCtgaaaataaaacgtaaataataTGAAGTGCCTATTTGCCCGGCTATCCAGACAAATAGCCTGAGAGCTATTTGTGAAGCAGTCACAAAGCGCATGTGCAGACTTATTTCAAACTCAGTAGCAGGACTTCGTAAAAAAGTGTAAggataaagaaaacatttatcgtggaaaatatatttcaatcataggataaaaaagatgaaattaaTCAGCACGAGTTAAATCTATTTCTTATAATgaattaggttttgtttgtttgttctggaatttcgcacaaagctactcgagggctatctgtgctagccgtccctaatttagcagtgtaagactagagggaaggcagctagtcatcacaacccaccgccaactcttgggctactcttttaccaacgaatagtgggattgaccgtcccattatacacccacccccacggctgggagggcgagcatgtttagcgcgacgtgggcgcgaacccgcgaccctcggattacgagtcgcacgccttacgcgctcggccatgccaggcctaatgaATTAGGTATGAGTAGAattaatttaacagaaaataattacgtataagttaatttattataaagcaGTTATGTATGAGTTATGTAGTGTTGCGTATTTTATCTTGGACGAGCCTCCGATCTATTATGTtacttatgtgtttgtttgtttgtttgtttttgaatttcgcgcaaagctactcgagggctattattcctaattttgcgttgtaagactagagggaaggcagctagtcaacaccacccaccaccaacttttgggctactcttttaccaacgaatagtgggattgaccgtcacaatataacgcccccacggctggaaaggcaagcatgtttggtgcgaccctcagattacaagtcgcatgccttaaccaacctggccatgccgggccttacttaCGTGTTACATCTATGATTTTACATAGAcagtagttttaatttagaaattaaatgaacgtcattatttatcaaatttatgatattttccaacaaaacTAGTACATCAAATTTTccttttaatacaaatatattttaatatacaaacaacaatacaatttataataacggttattactaataatgatttatatacaagagtttaacaaacttacaaacaatactgagtcttctacctggtctggaactgaatcttttattgacGTTCAAGGAAAGCTGATTAATTCTATATTGATATATAGGTACTCTTCTCTTGATGGTTAGCTAGCCTGAAACACACGTAAGTTTTTTACCGACGACAATACGTAACATCCTTGTAAAAATACTAACTTCCGTAGTTAAATCAcggaagttaaacggtttgtaatgttcgaaatctgccTTCCTAATCAAATATATATAGTTCCCAATTATTAAGCGTTTATCACAACTATAGCTTCCAAAGTTTATAGTATACCGACTGTATCAAATCATCAACAATGGCTACCTTTTATACTTAAGAGGagagattctcgaaaattcagttGGAAATAATACTAGCAATCACTAGCATTTTACATacaacattgttgattcttaccctCGAGAAGCttttataaatttagagaacaggcggaacaTTCGTAATACACATTTGACAATATTCGTTACATGCActtctaaatatacattaaactgaaaccaacataaattttaaaatataacagtaaatccgttccAATATGAATTAAGGAAAATTCTTATGAGTTATGTAGGAGTTATATTGATTTCTCATAACATAGCAATCTTCAGAATAATCAGAAGATAATTTTAAGGTTTATAATGGGTTTCGTGGtggctcttttattattatactttccTTATATATGTTCCTATATACGGCAGCACAAAAAATCTTAAGATGTGGTCCCTGTAACTTACACGGCTACAGTGATTATTTCTTCCAACACTGCCAAGAAAAGAGGATTGGATCCAGATCCAGATTATCTCCAAACGTTTTATGTCTTGTTACAAGCAGATAGTATCTTAATGAATGTCGTGCATACAAGCCGATTTCGTGAAGGATGCTTTCTAACCgtctttgtgttggtttattatCTGAGCAGGTATTTTACGACTGTTTAAAC
This genomic window from Tachypleus tridentatus isolate NWPU-2018 chromosome 10, ASM421037v1, whole genome shotgun sequence contains:
- the LOC143229836 gene encoding amino acid transporter heavy chain SLC3A1-like → MDAECPCQSSVNLSTLQEVGSYDDHSVFPLSPHHYQLVTPFIKKKEFSGLLVDLSQPDLIEAAIFARADNSFVRADEAEEDATCVIEGNDGNHYIDINESMSLITQENGSKLSDNDDPSECLIPKNSSTDSELSLERQLCTYLLRSGYNEPYIIRPSHRTHRSNQNYSSSVGLLNVAKCKSTFLLHWNWAAVRLGCFILLTFMIISAFCVVIRLVASGNKEASDLRREWWEGMVSYEIFPASFQDSDNDGYGDLMGLIQRLSYVQSLNVKSIRLNSIFSALDYPLEFSHVIDFLSVDPHLGRMEDFQLLVAELHRRGMRLILDINPSLTSDQHTWAAHWLQNSSGKYKYYYVNNETLNNLSEFDDEDKENPSLPFGSQLFLNWSHPAVQNEIDEVLKFWLQKGVDGFYMKGLRAMNSNNIYLVMKRWRHLLDAYSVDTDKKIMMVSEIFLKKLKDEENMNVRLILDVCDLIDVQLHLPLHRTSSVETQVLHVAEWNSISSSSWTHWHLGSVETSRLATRLDTRYTLSAMIVLLMLPGSISLFYGDEINLQDSIDIITGKTFSEGQLCPMQWDSTFEANFTHNMSLPWLPIRPDFMVNNVAQQSMNITLLGQVISVKQSSPSLWMKAFYDNGSVSGGKKMSTFVFHYIDDKVVVLERHLQDNKKYVLFAEFGKIRRTLNFLRYFASIKILFSTSNNSNISNLSQFSMIPGTVLITEVE